In Cedecea neteri, a single genomic region encodes these proteins:
- a CDS encoding YccS/YhfK family putative transporter — MWKRLIYHPEVNYALRQTLVLCLPVAIGLLLGSLQNGLLFSLVPACCNIAGLDTPHKRFFKRLIIGGSLFALSSLILQLLLLYTHIPLPAILIVMALLLGVTAEISSLHARLLPASLIAAIFTLSMAGNMPIWKPMVLYIFGTIWYGAFNWFWFRLWREQPLRESLSLLYRQLADYCEAKYSLLTQHTDPEKALPPLLARQQKAVDLITTCYQQLHMLSANQQNGYKRLLRAFQVALDLQEHISVSLHQPEEVQKLVEQSHAEAVIRWNAQTIAARLRVLADDILYHRYPTRFTMDKQIDALEKIARQNPDNPVGQFCHYHFSRIARVLKTQRPLYVRDLMEDRERRLPFFPALKSYLSFKSSALRSSARLGVMLTIASLLGSFLHLPKPYWILMTVMFVTQNGYGATRVRIVHRAAGTMAGLCIAGITLHFHVPDSYTLLAMLMITLVSYLFIRKSYGWATIGFTVTAVYTLQLITLSAESYIIPRLIDTLLGCLIAFGGMIWLWPQWQTGLLRQNAHDALEADQDAIRLILSNDPEPTPLAWQRMRVNQAHNALFNSLNQAMQEPGFNSHYLADMKLWVTHSQFIVEHINAMTTLAREHNMLTPDLAQKYLQSCEIGLQRCQQRLEYDGPGGSNDANILEPDTLPTGPLSTMEQHLQRIIGHLNTMHTISSVAWRQRPHHGIWLSRRLRRSS, encoded by the coding sequence ATGTGGAAGAGATTAATTTACCACCCGGAAGTTAACTACGCGCTTAGGCAAACGCTTGTGCTGTGTCTTCCCGTGGCTATCGGCCTGTTGCTTGGCAGCCTGCAAAACGGCCTGCTCTTCTCGTTAGTTCCCGCCTGCTGCAACATTGCCGGGCTGGACACGCCACACAAACGCTTTTTCAAACGTTTGATTATTGGCGGCAGCCTGTTCGCCCTCAGCAGCCTTATCCTGCAGCTTCTGCTGCTTTACACCCACATCCCTCTGCCTGCGATATTGATCGTCATGGCTCTGCTGCTCGGCGTGACGGCGGAAATCAGTTCACTTCACGCTCGCCTGCTGCCCGCATCGCTGATCGCCGCTATTTTTACGCTCAGCATGGCCGGAAATATGCCGATCTGGAAACCAATGGTGCTCTATATCTTCGGCACCATCTGGTACGGCGCCTTCAACTGGTTCTGGTTCCGGCTATGGCGTGAACAGCCGCTCAGGGAGTCGCTCAGCCTGCTTTACCGCCAGCTGGCAGATTACTGCGAAGCAAAATACAGCCTGCTAACCCAGCATACCGACCCGGAAAAAGCGCTGCCCCCATTGCTGGCCCGCCAGCAAAAAGCCGTCGACCTGATCACCACCTGCTACCAGCAGCTGCATATGCTGTCGGCCAACCAGCAAAACGGCTACAAGCGCCTGTTACGCGCTTTCCAGGTTGCGCTGGATCTGCAGGAACACATTTCGGTAAGCCTGCACCAGCCTGAAGAGGTGCAAAAACTGGTCGAGCAAAGCCATGCGGAAGCTGTGATCCGCTGGAATGCCCAAACCATCGCCGCGCGTCTGCGCGTGCTGGCAGACGATATTCTTTATCACCGCTATCCAACGCGCTTTACCATGGACAAGCAGATCGACGCGCTGGAAAAAATCGCCCGACAGAACCCGGATAATCCGGTAGGGCAATTTTGCCATTACCACTTCAGCCGCATTGCCCGGGTACTGAAAACTCAGCGGCCGCTGTACGTAAGAGATTTAATGGAAGACCGTGAGCGCCGTCTGCCGTTTTTCCCGGCCCTGAAAAGCTATCTCTCGTTCAAATCCTCTGCTTTGCGCAGCTCCGCGCGTTTAGGCGTGATGCTGACCATTGCCAGCCTGCTGGGCTCCTTCTTACACCTGCCAAAGCCTTACTGGATCCTGATGACGGTGATGTTCGTGACGCAAAACGGCTACGGTGCAACACGGGTGCGCATCGTTCACAGGGCGGCAGGCACCATGGCAGGGTTGTGTATCGCCGGTATCACCCTGCACTTCCACGTCCCGGACAGCTACACCCTGCTGGCGATGTTAATGATTACGCTGGTTAGCTACCTGTTCATCCGCAAAAGCTACGGCTGGGCCACCATTGGTTTTACCGTCACCGCGGTATATACCCTGCAGCTCATCACTCTCAGCGCCGAAAGTTACATCATTCCCCGGCTCATAGACACCCTACTCGGCTGCCTGATTGCCTTTGGCGGCATGATCTGGCTGTGGCCGCAGTGGCAAACCGGCCTGCTGCGTCAGAACGCCCACGACGCACTGGAGGCGGATCAGGATGCTATTAGGCTGATACTAAGCAACGATCCGGAGCCCACGCCGCTGGCCTGGCAACGTATGCGAGTCAATCAGGCGCACAACGCGCTTTTCAACTCGCTCAATCAGGCGATGCAGGAGCCAGGCTTTAACTCCCACTACCTGGCCGACATGAAATTGTGGGTAACCCACAGCCAGTTCATCGTCGAGCATATCAACGCCATGACCACCCTGGCGCGCGAACACAACATGCTGACGCCAGACCTGGCGCAGAAGTACCTGCAGTCTTGTGAAATTGGATTACAGCGCTGCCAGCAAAGGCTAGAGTATGACGGGCCTGGCGGGTCAAACGACGCGAATATTCTGGAACCGGACACGCTGCCCACGGGGCCGTTAAGCACCATGGAGCAGCATTTACAGCGGATTATTGGCCACCTGAACACCATGCATACCATCTCCTCGGTAGCCTGGCGCCAGCGGCCTCATCATGGGATCTGGCTGAGCCGCCGTCTGCGGCGCTCGAGTTAG
- the argD gene encoding bifunctional acetylornithine/succinyldiaminopimelate transaminase has translation MATEQSAVTRATFDEVILPIYAPAEFIPVKGKGSRVWDTAGKEYVDFAGGIAVTALGHCHPALVEALKTQGETLWHTSNVFTNEPALKLARKLIDATFAERVVFMNSGTEANETAFKLARYYASTRHSPYKSKIIAFYNAFHGRSLFTVSVGGQAKYSDGFGPKPADIIHVPYNDLAAVKAVMDDHTCAVVVEPIQGEGGVTAATPEFLQGLRDLCDEHQALLVFDEVQSGMGRTGELFAYINYGVTPDILTSAKALGGGFPVSAMLTTNEIASAFHVGSHGSTYGGNPLACAVAGAAFDIINTPEVLKGVAAKRQLFVEQLQKINAQFDLFSDIRGMGLLIGAELNEKYKGRAREFLYAAAAEGVMVLNAGPDVMRFAPSLIVEDADILEGMQRFARAVAHVVAA, from the coding sequence ATGGCAACTGAACAATCAGCGGTTACGCGGGCAACTTTCGATGAAGTGATTCTGCCGATTTATGCACCAGCAGAATTTATTCCAGTGAAAGGCAAAGGCAGTCGCGTGTGGGACACCGCCGGGAAGGAGTACGTGGACTTTGCCGGGGGGATCGCCGTCACCGCGCTGGGGCATTGCCACCCCGCGCTGGTGGAAGCGCTGAAAACCCAGGGCGAAACCCTGTGGCACACCAGCAACGTCTTTACCAATGAGCCTGCCCTGAAGCTTGCCCGTAAGCTGATTGATGCCACTTTTGCCGAGCGCGTCGTCTTCATGAACTCCGGTACGGAAGCCAACGAAACGGCCTTTAAGCTGGCCCGCTATTATGCTTCGACTCGCCATAGCCCGTACAAAAGCAAAATCATCGCCTTCTACAATGCGTTTCACGGACGTTCGCTGTTCACCGTTTCCGTGGGTGGGCAGGCTAAATACTCCGACGGCTTCGGCCCGAAACCTGCCGATATTATTCATGTGCCGTATAACGACCTCGCGGCGGTGAAAGCGGTAATGGACGATCATACCTGCGCGGTGGTGGTGGAGCCGATTCAGGGCGAGGGCGGGGTGACCGCCGCGACGCCGGAATTCCTGCAGGGGCTGCGCGATTTGTGTGATGAGCACCAGGCGCTGCTGGTCTTCGATGAAGTGCAGTCCGGCATGGGCCGCACGGGCGAGCTTTTCGCTTATATCAACTACGGCGTCACGCCTGATATTTTGACCAGCGCCAAAGCGCTCGGTGGTGGTTTCCCGGTGAGCGCAATGCTGACCACCAATGAAATTGCCTCCGCGTTCCATGTAGGCAGTCACGGCTCTACCTACGGCGGTAACCCGCTGGCGTGTGCGGTGGCCGGGGCTGCTTTCGATATCATCAACACGCCGGAAGTCCTTAAGGGCGTAGCGGCCAAACGTCAGCTTTTCGTTGAGCAACTGCAAAAGATAAACGCACAGTTCGATCTGTTCAGCGACATTCGCGGCATGGGGCTGTTGATTGGTGCAGAGCTTAACGAGAAGTACAAAGGACGCGCCCGCGAGTTTCTTTACGCTGCCGCAGCTGAAGGTGTGATGGTGTTGAACGCCGGGCCGGACGTCATGCGTTTCGCACCTTCGCTTATTGTCGAGGATGCGGATATCCTGGAAGGGATGCAGCGCTTCGCCAGAGCGGTTGCCCACGTGGTGGCGGCTTAA
- the pabA gene encoding aminodeoxychorismate synthase component 2: MLLLIDNYDSFTWNLYQYFCELGEEVLVKRNDEIGLDDIEHLTPDKLVISPGPCTPTEAGISLAVINHFAGQLPILGVCLGHQAIAQAFGATIVRAEQVMHGKTSAISHNGGGVFRGLNNPLTVTRYHSLLIDPDTLPDCFEVTAWTDKQEIMGIRHRSLDLEGVQFHPESILSEQGHALLANFLQR; the protein is encoded by the coding sequence ATGTTACTGCTTATCGACAACTATGATTCCTTCACCTGGAACCTCTACCAGTATTTTTGCGAACTGGGTGAGGAGGTGTTGGTTAAGCGTAACGATGAAATTGGGCTGGACGATATTGAGCACCTGACCCCGGACAAGCTGGTGATCTCTCCGGGTCCTTGTACCCCGACCGAGGCGGGTATTTCCCTTGCCGTCATTAATCACTTTGCCGGGCAGTTACCGATTCTTGGCGTTTGCCTCGGACATCAGGCCATTGCGCAGGCCTTTGGGGCGACTATCGTACGGGCCGAACAGGTGATGCATGGCAAAACCTCCGCCATCAGCCATAACGGCGGCGGCGTATTCCGTGGGTTGAATAATCCGCTGACCGTGACGCGCTATCATTCGTTGCTCATCGATCCCGATACCCTGCCTGACTGCTTCGAGGTTACGGCGTGGACGGATAAGCAAGAAATTATGGGCATCCGTCACCGTTCGTTGGATCTTGAGGGCGTGCAGTTCCACCCGGAAAGTATTCTCAGCGAGCAGGGGCATGCGCTGCTGGCGAATTTCCTCCAGAGATGA
- the ppiA gene encoding peptidylprolyl isomerase A → MLKSTLAAVAAVFALSALSPAALAAKGDPHVLLTTSAGNIELELNSQKAPISVKNFVDYVNSGFYNNTTFHRVIPGFMIQGGGFTEDMNQKQPNPPIKNEADNGLRNTRGTISMARTADKDSATSQFFINVADNAFLDHGQRDFGYAVFGKVVKGLDVADKISQAPSHDVGPYQNVPTKPIVILSAKVLP, encoded by the coding sequence ATGCTCAAATCGACACTGGCGGCTGTTGCAGCTGTATTCGCCCTCTCTGCGCTTTCACCTGCGGCGCTGGCTGCAAAAGGCGATCCGCACGTCCTGTTGACCACCTCGGCTGGCAATATTGAGCTTGAGTTAAATAGCCAAAAAGCGCCGATTTCGGTCAAAAACTTCGTGGATTACGTTAACAGCGGTTTTTATAACAACACCACTTTTCACCGCGTGATCCCGGGCTTTATGATTCAGGGCGGTGGCTTCACCGAAGATATGAACCAGAAGCAGCCAAACCCGCCAATTAAGAACGAAGCGGACAATGGCCTGCGTAACACCCGCGGCACCATTTCTATGGCGCGTACCGCAGACAAAGACAGCGCAACCAGCCAGTTCTTTATCAACGTAGCCGATAATGCCTTCCTGGATCATGGCCAGCGCGACTTTGGCTATGCCGTATTCGGTAAAGTCGTTAAAGGCCTGGACGTGGCCGATAAAATTTCCCAGGCGCCAAGCCATGACGTTGGCCCGTACCAGAATGTGCCGACTAAACCTATCGTGATCCTTTCCGCGAAGGTCCTGCCTTAA